A genomic region of Zea mays cultivar B73 chromosome 6, Zm-B73-REFERENCE-NAM-5.0, whole genome shotgun sequence contains the following coding sequences:
- the LOC100381918 gene encoding non-structural maintenance of chromosomes element 4 homolog A isoform X3, producing MTYGLSQLSYLVSLNNVRRYKSLAINFCESDLSWPPIFASSWDESVSLRWGDLGLSVSHIFRPVPGCCTMLGPMNIEVKQRKVVAVGRKRTARPTENTCPEELAESSEEVKTDTDRNVLVMFDILRRKKSAKLENLVLNRLSFAQTVENVFALSFLVKDGRVEITVDDSGHIVRPRNAPAASAIASGEVSYSHFVFRFDLKDWKLMKEVVTEGEELLPHRTSQSNLCNEENDQPNLEFQAPLQLGVVLYSLMTSSLRCFH from the exons ATGACATATGGCTTGTCACAGCTATCCTATCTGGTCTCATTGAATAATGTGCGAAGATATAAGTCAC TGGCTATCAATTTCTGTGAATCAGATCTTTCTTGGCCTCCTATCTTCGCCTCCAGCTGGGATGAGTCTGTCTCATTACGATGGGGTGATCTTGGGCTTTCTGTTTCACATATCTTCAGGCCTGTGCCTGGATGCTGTACCAT GCTTGGTCCTATGAATATTGAAGTAAAGCAACGGAAAGTTGTAGCTGTTGGTAGGAAACGGACTGCACGGCCAACAGAAAATACCTGTCCTGAAGAG CTTGCTGAGTCTTCAGAGGAAGTAAAGACAGACACTGACAGGAATGTCTTAGTTATGTTTGATATCCTCAGGCGAAAGAAGAGCGCAAAATTGGAAAACCTTGTGTTGAATAGGCTTTCATTTGCCCAAACAGTTGAAAATGTTTTTGCACTATCTTTCTTAGTGAAAGATGGTAGGGTGGAAATAACTGTAGATGATAGCGGGCATATAGTAC GGCCAAGGAATGCACCTGCTGCTAGCGCTatagcctcaggagaagtctcataCAGTCATTTTGTTTTTAGATTTGACTTGAAGGACTGGAAG CTTATGAAAGAAGTTGTTACAGAGGGAGAAGAGCTGTTGCCACATAGGACTTCCCAGAGCAATCTTTGCAACGAAGAAAACGACCAACCAAATCTGGAG TTCCAGGCCCCGTTGCAGCTGGGAGTGGTTTTATACTCGCTGATGACATCAAGTCTTAGGTGCTTCCATTGA
- the LOC100381918 gene encoding non-structural maintenance of chromosomes element 4 homolog A isoform X8 produces the protein MTYGLSQLSYLVSLNNVRRYKSHLSWPPIFASSWDESVSLRWGDLGLSVSHIFRPVPGCCTMLGPMNIEVKQRKVVAVGRKRTARPTENTCPEELAESSEEVKTDTDRNVLVMFDILRRKKSAKLENLVLNRLSFAQTVENVFALSFLVKDGRVEITVDDSGHIVRPRNAPAASAIASGEVSYSHFVFRFDLKDWKLMKEVVTEGEELLPHRTSQSNLCNEENDQPNLEAPLQLGVVLYSLMTSSLRCFH, from the exons ATGACATATGGCTTGTCACAGCTATCCTATCTGGTCTCATTGAATAATGTGCGAAGATATAAGTCAC ATCTTTCTTGGCCTCCTATCTTCGCCTCCAGCTGGGATGAGTCTGTCTCATTACGATGGGGTGATCTTGGGCTTTCTGTTTCACATATCTTCAGGCCTGTGCCTGGATGCTGTACCAT GCTTGGTCCTATGAATATTGAAGTAAAGCAACGGAAAGTTGTAGCTGTTGGTAGGAAACGGACTGCACGGCCAACAGAAAATACCTGTCCTGAAGAG CTTGCTGAGTCTTCAGAGGAAGTAAAGACAGACACTGACAGGAATGTCTTAGTTATGTTTGATATCCTCAGGCGAAAGAAGAGCGCAAAATTGGAAAACCTTGTGTTGAATAGGCTTTCATTTGCCCAAACAGTTGAAAATGTTTTTGCACTATCTTTCTTAGTGAAAGATGGTAGGGTGGAAATAACTGTAGATGATAGCGGGCATATAGTAC GGCCAAGGAATGCACCTGCTGCTAGCGCTatagcctcaggagaagtctcataCAGTCATTTTGTTTTTAGATTTGACTTGAAGGACTGGAAG CTTATGAAAGAAGTTGTTACAGAGGGAGAAGAGCTGTTGCCACATAGGACTTCCCAGAGCAATCTTTGCAACGAAGAAAACGACCAACCAAATCTGGAG GCCCCGTTGCAGCTGGGAGTGGTTTTATACTCGCTGATGACATCAAGTCTTAGGTGCTTCCATTGA
- the LOC100381918 gene encoding non-structural maintenance of chromosomes element 4 homolog A isoform X4 — translation MTYGLSQLSYLVSLNNVRRYKSLAINFCESDLSWPPIFASSWDESVSLRWGDLGLSVSHIFRPVPGCCTMLGPMNIEVKQRKVVAVGRKRTARPTENTCPEELAESSEEVKTDTDRNVLVMFDILRRKKSAKLENLVLNRLSFAQTVENVFALSFLVKDGRVEITVDDSGHIVRPRNAPAASAIASGEVSYSHFVFRFDLKDWKLMKEVVTEGEELLPHRTSQSNLCNEENDQPNLEAPLQLGVVLYSLMTSSLRCFH, via the exons ATGACATATGGCTTGTCACAGCTATCCTATCTGGTCTCATTGAATAATGTGCGAAGATATAAGTCAC TGGCTATCAATTTCTGTGAATCAGATCTTTCTTGGCCTCCTATCTTCGCCTCCAGCTGGGATGAGTCTGTCTCATTACGATGGGGTGATCTTGGGCTTTCTGTTTCACATATCTTCAGGCCTGTGCCTGGATGCTGTACCAT GCTTGGTCCTATGAATATTGAAGTAAAGCAACGGAAAGTTGTAGCTGTTGGTAGGAAACGGACTGCACGGCCAACAGAAAATACCTGTCCTGAAGAG CTTGCTGAGTCTTCAGAGGAAGTAAAGACAGACACTGACAGGAATGTCTTAGTTATGTTTGATATCCTCAGGCGAAAGAAGAGCGCAAAATTGGAAAACCTTGTGTTGAATAGGCTTTCATTTGCCCAAACAGTTGAAAATGTTTTTGCACTATCTTTCTTAGTGAAAGATGGTAGGGTGGAAATAACTGTAGATGATAGCGGGCATATAGTAC GGCCAAGGAATGCACCTGCTGCTAGCGCTatagcctcaggagaagtctcataCAGTCATTTTGTTTTTAGATTTGACTTGAAGGACTGGAAG CTTATGAAAGAAGTTGTTACAGAGGGAGAAGAGCTGTTGCCACATAGGACTTCCCAGAGCAATCTTTGCAACGAAGAAAACGACCAACCAAATCTGGAG GCCCCGTTGCAGCTGGGAGTGGTTTTATACTCGCTGATGACATCAAGTCTTAGGTGCTTCCATTGA
- the LOC100381918 gene encoding non-structural maintenance of chromosomes element 4 homolog A isoform X2, whose amino-acid sequence MTYGLSQLSYLVSLNNVRRYKSLAINFCESDLSWPPIFASSWDESVSLRWGDLGLSVSHIFRPVPGCCTMLGPMNIEVKQRKVVAVGRKRTARPTENTCPEELAESSEEVKTDTDRNVLVMFDILRRKKSAKLENLVLNRLSFAQTVENVFALSFLVKDGRVEITVDDSGHIVRPRNAPAASAIASGEVSYSHFVFRFDLKDWKLMKEVVTEGEELLPHRTSQSNLCNEENDQPNLEVRAQIMPIRKKSSCLSELPVVPAE is encoded by the exons ATGACATATGGCTTGTCACAGCTATCCTATCTGGTCTCATTGAATAATGTGCGAAGATATAAGTCAC TGGCTATCAATTTCTGTGAATCAGATCTTTCTTGGCCTCCTATCTTCGCCTCCAGCTGGGATGAGTCTGTCTCATTACGATGGGGTGATCTTGGGCTTTCTGTTTCACATATCTTCAGGCCTGTGCCTGGATGCTGTACCAT GCTTGGTCCTATGAATATTGAAGTAAAGCAACGGAAAGTTGTAGCTGTTGGTAGGAAACGGACTGCACGGCCAACAGAAAATACCTGTCCTGAAGAG CTTGCTGAGTCTTCAGAGGAAGTAAAGACAGACACTGACAGGAATGTCTTAGTTATGTTTGATATCCTCAGGCGAAAGAAGAGCGCAAAATTGGAAAACCTTGTGTTGAATAGGCTTTCATTTGCCCAAACAGTTGAAAATGTTTTTGCACTATCTTTCTTAGTGAAAGATGGTAGGGTGGAAATAACTGTAGATGATAGCGGGCATATAGTAC GGCCAAGGAATGCACCTGCTGCTAGCGCTatagcctcaggagaagtctcataCAGTCATTTTGTTTTTAGATTTGACTTGAAGGACTGGAAG CTTATGAAAGAAGTTGTTACAGAGGGAGAAGAGCTGTTGCCACATAGGACTTCCCAGAGCAATCTTTGCAACGAAGAAAACGACCAACCAAATCTGGAGGTACGTGCACAAATAATGCCTATCAGGAAGAAGAGCTCGTGCTTATCTGAACTTCCAGTTGTGCCAGCGGAGTAG
- the LOC100381918 gene encoding non-structural maintenance of chromosomes element 4 homolog A isoform X9 yields the protein MTYGLSQLSYLVSLNNVRRYKSLAINFCESDLSWPPIFASSWDESVSLRWGDLGLSVSHIFRPVPGCCTMLGPMNIEVKQRKVVAVGRKRTARPTENTCPEELAESSEEVKTDTDRNVLVMFDILRRKKSAKLENLVLNRLSFAQTVENVFALSFLVKDGRVEITVDDSGHIVRPRNAPAASAIASGEVSYSHFVFRFDLKDWKLMKEVVTEGEELLPHRTSQSNLCNEENDQPNLEGNMEGS from the exons ATGACATATGGCTTGTCACAGCTATCCTATCTGGTCTCATTGAATAATGTGCGAAGATATAAGTCAC TGGCTATCAATTTCTGTGAATCAGATCTTTCTTGGCCTCCTATCTTCGCCTCCAGCTGGGATGAGTCTGTCTCATTACGATGGGGTGATCTTGGGCTTTCTGTTTCACATATCTTCAGGCCTGTGCCTGGATGCTGTACCAT GCTTGGTCCTATGAATATTGAAGTAAAGCAACGGAAAGTTGTAGCTGTTGGTAGGAAACGGACTGCACGGCCAACAGAAAATACCTGTCCTGAAGAG CTTGCTGAGTCTTCAGAGGAAGTAAAGACAGACACTGACAGGAATGTCTTAGTTATGTTTGATATCCTCAGGCGAAAGAAGAGCGCAAAATTGGAAAACCTTGTGTTGAATAGGCTTTCATTTGCCCAAACAGTTGAAAATGTTTTTGCACTATCTTTCTTAGTGAAAGATGGTAGGGTGGAAATAACTGTAGATGATAGCGGGCATATAGTAC GGCCAAGGAATGCACCTGCTGCTAGCGCTatagcctcaggagaagtctcataCAGTCATTTTGTTTTTAGATTTGACTTGAAGGACTGGAAG CTTATGAAAGAAGTTGTTACAGAGGGAGAAGAGCTGTTGCCACATAGGACTTCCCAGAGCAATCTTTGCAACGAAGAAAACGACCAACCAAATCTGGAG GGAAATATGGAGGGATCATGA
- the LOC100381918 gene encoding non-structural maintenance of chromosomes element 4 homolog A isoform X1: MTYGLSQLSYLVSLNNVRRYKSLAINFCESDLSWPPIFASSWDESVSLRWGDLGLSVSHIFRPVPGCCTMLGPMNIEVKQRKVVAVGRKRTARPTENTCPEELAESSEEVKTDTDRNVLVMFDILRRKKSAKLENLVLNRLSFAQTVENVFALSFLVKDGRVEITVDDSGHIVRPRNAPAASAIASGEVSYSHFVFRFDLKDWKLMKEVVTEGEELLPHRTSQSNLCNEENDQPNLELWQRKFQAPLQLGVVLYSLMTSSLRCFH, from the exons ATGACATATGGCTTGTCACAGCTATCCTATCTGGTCTCATTGAATAATGTGCGAAGATATAAGTCAC TGGCTATCAATTTCTGTGAATCAGATCTTTCTTGGCCTCCTATCTTCGCCTCCAGCTGGGATGAGTCTGTCTCATTACGATGGGGTGATCTTGGGCTTTCTGTTTCACATATCTTCAGGCCTGTGCCTGGATGCTGTACCAT GCTTGGTCCTATGAATATTGAAGTAAAGCAACGGAAAGTTGTAGCTGTTGGTAGGAAACGGACTGCACGGCCAACAGAAAATACCTGTCCTGAAGAG CTTGCTGAGTCTTCAGAGGAAGTAAAGACAGACACTGACAGGAATGTCTTAGTTATGTTTGATATCCTCAGGCGAAAGAAGAGCGCAAAATTGGAAAACCTTGTGTTGAATAGGCTTTCATTTGCCCAAACAGTTGAAAATGTTTTTGCACTATCTTTCTTAGTGAAAGATGGTAGGGTGGAAATAACTGTAGATGATAGCGGGCATATAGTAC GGCCAAGGAATGCACCTGCTGCTAGCGCTatagcctcaggagaagtctcataCAGTCATTTTGTTTTTAGATTTGACTTGAAGGACTGGAAG CTTATGAAAGAAGTTGTTACAGAGGGAGAAGAGCTGTTGCCACATAGGACTTCCCAGAGCAATCTTTGCAACGAAGAAAACGACCAACCAAATCTGGAG TTGTGGCAACGGAAGTTCCAGGCCCCGTTGCAGCTGGGAGTGGTTTTATACTCGCTGATGACATCAAGTCTTAGGTGCTTCCATTGA
- the LOC100381918 gene encoding non-structural maintenance of chromosomes element 4 homolog A isoform X10, with translation MTYGLSQLSYLVSLNNVRRYKSHLSWPPIFASSWDESVSLRWGDLGLSVSHIFRPVPGCCTMLGPMNIEVKQRKVVAVGRKRTARPTENTCPEELAESSEEVKTDTDRNVLVMFDILRRKKSAKLENLVLNRLSFAQTVENVFALSFLVKDGRVEITVDDSGHIVRPRNAPAASAIASGEVSYSHFVFRFDLKDWKLMKEVVTEGEELLPHRTSQSNLCNEENDQPNLEGNMEGS, from the exons ATGACATATGGCTTGTCACAGCTATCCTATCTGGTCTCATTGAATAATGTGCGAAGATATAAGTCAC ATCTTTCTTGGCCTCCTATCTTCGCCTCCAGCTGGGATGAGTCTGTCTCATTACGATGGGGTGATCTTGGGCTTTCTGTTTCACATATCTTCAGGCCTGTGCCTGGATGCTGTACCAT GCTTGGTCCTATGAATATTGAAGTAAAGCAACGGAAAGTTGTAGCTGTTGGTAGGAAACGGACTGCACGGCCAACAGAAAATACCTGTCCTGAAGAG CTTGCTGAGTCTTCAGAGGAAGTAAAGACAGACACTGACAGGAATGTCTTAGTTATGTTTGATATCCTCAGGCGAAAGAAGAGCGCAAAATTGGAAAACCTTGTGTTGAATAGGCTTTCATTTGCCCAAACAGTTGAAAATGTTTTTGCACTATCTTTCTTAGTGAAAGATGGTAGGGTGGAAATAACTGTAGATGATAGCGGGCATATAGTAC GGCCAAGGAATGCACCTGCTGCTAGCGCTatagcctcaggagaagtctcataCAGTCATTTTGTTTTTAGATTTGACTTGAAGGACTGGAAG CTTATGAAAGAAGTTGTTACAGAGGGAGAAGAGCTGTTGCCACATAGGACTTCCCAGAGCAATCTTTGCAACGAAGAAAACGACCAACCAAATCTGGAG GGAAATATGGAGGGATCATGA
- the LOC100381918 gene encoding non-structural maintenance of chromosomes element 4 homolog A isoform X6: MTYGLSQLSYLVSLNNVRRYKSHLSWPPIFASSWDESVSLRWGDLGLSVSHIFRPVPGCCTMLGPMNIEVKQRKVVAVGRKRTARPTENTCPEELAESSEEVKTDTDRNVLVMFDILRRKKSAKLENLVLNRLSFAQTVENVFALSFLVKDGRVEITVDDSGHIVRPRNAPAASAIASGEVSYSHFVFRFDLKDWKLMKEVVTEGEELLPHRTSQSNLCNEENDQPNLEVRAQIMPIRKKSSCLSELPVVPAE, translated from the exons ATGACATATGGCTTGTCACAGCTATCCTATCTGGTCTCATTGAATAATGTGCGAAGATATAAGTCAC ATCTTTCTTGGCCTCCTATCTTCGCCTCCAGCTGGGATGAGTCTGTCTCATTACGATGGGGTGATCTTGGGCTTTCTGTTTCACATATCTTCAGGCCTGTGCCTGGATGCTGTACCAT GCTTGGTCCTATGAATATTGAAGTAAAGCAACGGAAAGTTGTAGCTGTTGGTAGGAAACGGACTGCACGGCCAACAGAAAATACCTGTCCTGAAGAG CTTGCTGAGTCTTCAGAGGAAGTAAAGACAGACACTGACAGGAATGTCTTAGTTATGTTTGATATCCTCAGGCGAAAGAAGAGCGCAAAATTGGAAAACCTTGTGTTGAATAGGCTTTCATTTGCCCAAACAGTTGAAAATGTTTTTGCACTATCTTTCTTAGTGAAAGATGGTAGGGTGGAAATAACTGTAGATGATAGCGGGCATATAGTAC GGCCAAGGAATGCACCTGCTGCTAGCGCTatagcctcaggagaagtctcataCAGTCATTTTGTTTTTAGATTTGACTTGAAGGACTGGAAG CTTATGAAAGAAGTTGTTACAGAGGGAGAAGAGCTGTTGCCACATAGGACTTCCCAGAGCAATCTTTGCAACGAAGAAAACGACCAACCAAATCTGGAGGTACGTGCACAAATAATGCCTATCAGGAAGAAGAGCTCGTGCTTATCTGAACTTCCAGTTGTGCCAGCGGAGTAG
- the LOC100381918 gene encoding non-structural maintenance of chromosomes element 4 homolog A isoform X7 — MTYGLSQLSYLVSLNNVRRYKSHLSWPPIFASSWDESVSLRWGDLGLSVSHIFRPVPGCCTMLGPMNIEVKQRKVVAVGRKRTARPTENTCPEELAESSEEVKTDTDRNVLVMFDILRRKKSAKLENLVLNRLSFAQTVENVFALSFLVKDGRVEITVDDSGHIVRPRNAPAASAIASGEVSYSHFVFRFDLKDWKLMKEVVTEGEELLPHRTSQSNLCNEENDQPNLEFQAPLQLGVVLYSLMTSSLRCFH, encoded by the exons ATGACATATGGCTTGTCACAGCTATCCTATCTGGTCTCATTGAATAATGTGCGAAGATATAAGTCAC ATCTTTCTTGGCCTCCTATCTTCGCCTCCAGCTGGGATGAGTCTGTCTCATTACGATGGGGTGATCTTGGGCTTTCTGTTTCACATATCTTCAGGCCTGTGCCTGGATGCTGTACCAT GCTTGGTCCTATGAATATTGAAGTAAAGCAACGGAAAGTTGTAGCTGTTGGTAGGAAACGGACTGCACGGCCAACAGAAAATACCTGTCCTGAAGAG CTTGCTGAGTCTTCAGAGGAAGTAAAGACAGACACTGACAGGAATGTCTTAGTTATGTTTGATATCCTCAGGCGAAAGAAGAGCGCAAAATTGGAAAACCTTGTGTTGAATAGGCTTTCATTTGCCCAAACAGTTGAAAATGTTTTTGCACTATCTTTCTTAGTGAAAGATGGTAGGGTGGAAATAACTGTAGATGATAGCGGGCATATAGTAC GGCCAAGGAATGCACCTGCTGCTAGCGCTatagcctcaggagaagtctcataCAGTCATTTTGTTTTTAGATTTGACTTGAAGGACTGGAAG CTTATGAAAGAAGTTGTTACAGAGGGAGAAGAGCTGTTGCCACATAGGACTTCCCAGAGCAATCTTTGCAACGAAGAAAACGACCAACCAAATCTGGAG TTCCAGGCCCCGTTGCAGCTGGGAGTGGTTTTATACTCGCTGATGACATCAAGTCTTAGGTGCTTCCATTGA
- the LOC100381918 gene encoding non-structural maintenance of chromosomes element 4 homolog A isoform X5 produces MTYGLSQLSYLVSLNNVRRYKSHLSWPPIFASSWDESVSLRWGDLGLSVSHIFRPVPGCCTMLGPMNIEVKQRKVVAVGRKRTARPTENTCPEELAESSEEVKTDTDRNVLVMFDILRRKKSAKLENLVLNRLSFAQTVENVFALSFLVKDGRVEITVDDSGHIVRPRNAPAASAIASGEVSYSHFVFRFDLKDWKLMKEVVTEGEELLPHRTSQSNLCNEENDQPNLELWQRKFQAPLQLGVVLYSLMTSSLRCFH; encoded by the exons ATGACATATGGCTTGTCACAGCTATCCTATCTGGTCTCATTGAATAATGTGCGAAGATATAAGTCAC ATCTTTCTTGGCCTCCTATCTTCGCCTCCAGCTGGGATGAGTCTGTCTCATTACGATGGGGTGATCTTGGGCTTTCTGTTTCACATATCTTCAGGCCTGTGCCTGGATGCTGTACCAT GCTTGGTCCTATGAATATTGAAGTAAAGCAACGGAAAGTTGTAGCTGTTGGTAGGAAACGGACTGCACGGCCAACAGAAAATACCTGTCCTGAAGAG CTTGCTGAGTCTTCAGAGGAAGTAAAGACAGACACTGACAGGAATGTCTTAGTTATGTTTGATATCCTCAGGCGAAAGAAGAGCGCAAAATTGGAAAACCTTGTGTTGAATAGGCTTTCATTTGCCCAAACAGTTGAAAATGTTTTTGCACTATCTTTCTTAGTGAAAGATGGTAGGGTGGAAATAACTGTAGATGATAGCGGGCATATAGTAC GGCCAAGGAATGCACCTGCTGCTAGCGCTatagcctcaggagaagtctcataCAGTCATTTTGTTTTTAGATTTGACTTGAAGGACTGGAAG CTTATGAAAGAAGTTGTTACAGAGGGAGAAGAGCTGTTGCCACATAGGACTTCCCAGAGCAATCTTTGCAACGAAGAAAACGACCAACCAAATCTGGAG TTGTGGCAACGGAAGTTCCAGGCCCCGTTGCAGCTGGGAGTGGTTTTATACTCGCTGATGACATCAAGTCTTAGGTGCTTCCATTGA
- the LOC103631612 gene encoding uncharacterized protein has translation MACQIQCECPCVATGLYIVTFKYKDFPLATGSEVPMSRNNSEEFSTVATVIMVLGSSSRDETSFEATPWLESDCEDDFYSVNEDLTPAGSFASRTSGRNTPPPRPRDLPTLAVILKAEPLKPPPPQRRLGDLLREAQDDDNDNDTAVDGLSRDDSLRMGAEANRCCVPRLAWAISCNGRTQRK, from the exons ATGGCATGCCAGATACAAT gtgagtgcccgtgcgttgcaacgggcctCTACATTGTAACCTTCAAATACAAGGATTTTCCACTTGCAACGGGGTCAGAAGTTCCAATGTCTAGGAACAATTCAGAAGAG TTTTCCACGGTTGCAACTGTGATCATGGTTCTAG GTAGTAGTAGCAGAGACGAGACGTCCTTTGAAGCCACCCCCTGGTTGGAATCAGACTGCGAAGATGATTTCTACAGCGTCAACGAAG ATCTGACGCCTGCGGGATCGTTCGCATCCCGAACCAGCGGCCGGAACACTCCGCCACCTAGACCCCGCGATCTACCGACGCTGGCGGTGATCCTGAAGGCCGAACCCctgaagccgccgccgccgcaaagGAGGCTGGGCGACCTCCTGCGAGAGGCGCAAGACGACGACAATGACAATGACACCGCCGTCGACGGCCTCTCCAGAGACGACTCCTTGCGCATGGGCGCGGAGGCCAACCGGTGCTGCGTGCCGCGGCTCGCGTGGGCCATTAGCTGCAACGGGAGGACACAACGCAAGTGA